In a single window of the Olivibacter sp. SDN3 genome:
- a CDS encoding WD40 repeat domain-containing protein: MAKIEIKKRHTLTGHQNPVFAVEKGVESSKVFTGGNDKGVVEWDSLEGKFLRIILPVKTSVYSLHHIQNSKLLAVGERSGQVTIIDTTNQEIVAKLSHHRKPIFCIQSFHSKPELIISSEDGTVSVWETSTFKLLYNFKVSTETVRCIALNGKEDVFALGSKDSKIRIFDAKEYSIIHEIHEHTMPITALAFSPDNKHLLTGGRDAQLNIFNTVNYALEKNITAHMFSIYGIVYHPYLPLFATASRDKSIKIWRADDFSLLKIISQEKGYESHRLSINGIIWEEDMLISVSDDKSAIIWDIDTNV, from the coding sequence ATGGCCAAAATCGAAATAAAAAAAAGACACACATTAACAGGACATCAAAATCCTGTTTTTGCAGTGGAGAAAGGCGTTGAGTCTTCCAAAGTATTTACTGGAGGCAATGATAAAGGTGTGGTTGAGTGGGACTCATTGGAAGGAAAATTTCTAAGAATCATACTTCCGGTTAAGACTTCTGTATACAGTCTTCACCACATACAAAACAGTAAGTTATTGGCTGTTGGCGAACGCAGCGGTCAGGTAACTATCATAGATACAACAAACCAAGAAATTGTAGCAAAATTAAGCCACCATAGGAAACCAATTTTCTGCATCCAATCCTTTCATTCAAAACCTGAATTGATCATTTCCTCCGAAGACGGAACAGTCTCTGTTTGGGAGACCTCAACTTTCAAGCTGTTGTACAACTTTAAAGTTTCTACAGAAACCGTACGTTGTATCGCCCTTAATGGGAAAGAAGATGTTTTTGCCCTGGGATCGAAAGACAGTAAAATAAGAATATTCGATGCGAAAGAATATTCAATAATTCATGAAATACATGAGCACACTATGCCAATAACGGCATTGGCATTTTCTCCTGATAATAAACATTTGTTAACTGGAGGTCGGGATGCACAATTAAACATCTTCAATACGGTTAATTATGCACTTGAAAAGAATATTACTGCTCATATGTTCAGCATATATGGAATTGTTTATCATCCATACCTACCATTATTTGCTACCGCAAGTCGTGATAAAAGTATAAAAATATGGCGCGCTGACGATTTCTCGTTGTTAAAGATCATTAGTCAGGAGAAAGGCTACGAATCGCATCGGCTCTCTATAAACGGCATTATTTGGGAAGAAGATATGCTAATTTCGGTGAGCGATGATAAAAGTGCCATTATTTGGGATATTGACACAAACGTCTAG
- a CDS encoding DUF2723 domain-containing protein: protein MDYNKTNNLFGWITFLISTIVYVLTLEPTASYWDCGEFIAAAYKMQIVHQPGAPLFLMLQNIFSNLAFGNKEALAYWMNFGSAVSSGLTILFLFWTITALARKVLWKNGTELTQGNLIQIIGAGLVGALAYAFSDTFWFSAVESEVYAMSSLCTAIVFWAILKWEAHAGEPRADKWLLFIAYIMGLSIGVHLLNLLTIPALALVVYFKRTKQATNGGIFKALLIGIVIVAFVLWGIIQYLIKFAAYFDLFFVNSLGFGFGFGVVFFTLLIIGGLTYGIFYSIKQLKPRLNLILLAICFIIFGYGSFAMILVRAKADTSLNNSDPDNAFSFLSYLNREQYGEEPLVKGPYFTSKPIDRSEGGSTYIKGEEKYENIGRKYNYIYDRETVFPRIYSSDAGRGHPQFYRSWLNMGENEQPTFGNNLNFFFTYQIGHMYARYFFWNFVGRQNDQKGDGSFTEGNWITGIKPIDQARLGGQEVLPESLKTDPSNNKYYGLPLILGIIGALWHFKRHQKDAGIVGLLFFFTGLAIVLYLNQTPMQPRERDYAYAGSFYAFAIWIGLGVIGLADFFQKKTNQKNAGIIATVIGLLVAPVLMAKEGWNDHDRSTKYVARDLAKNYLESCAPNAILFTYGDNDTYPLWYVQEVENFRPDVRIVNLSLLSADWYVRQMKEKVNEAEGLPITMTDSQFKQGTRDGMSYMDRGFKTPVELGSVLDVLLSDNPNDQVEYQDGSRSNYLFTKKFQLTVNKEDVVGNNVVPAKWKDNIVDTMVWDYNKDYVSKAELAIFDILVHNDWKRPIYFATTVPNSNYLGLDNYLINEGFAMRLMPIRLDKPSEEEMSMGESVNTEALYENTMNKFAWGNLADARYLDPESYGMLSLIINNFSTLSQSLIEEGKPEEAQKVLSRCLEVIPERIYSLREARVLYFLNRQLYQAGSIEKANELVERNGKYVSDLLKYYISISKTKPNLEMQNIQMGTQVIYSSAELAKEYKQEKQAKALEDSLNEIEKLFGGSQ from the coding sequence ATGGATTATAACAAGACGAACAATTTATTTGGATGGATAACCTTTTTGATTTCCACCATCGTTTATGTGTTAACACTGGAACCTACTGCTAGTTACTGGGATTGTGGAGAATTTATCGCCGCAGCTTATAAAATGCAGATAGTGCATCAGCCTGGAGCACCTTTATTTCTGATGTTGCAGAATATCTTCAGCAATCTAGCTTTTGGTAATAAAGAAGCTCTTGCCTACTGGATGAATTTTGGTTCCGCTGTATCCAGCGGTCTTACCATTTTATTCTTATTCTGGACGATCACCGCGTTAGCGCGAAAGGTTTTATGGAAAAATGGTACCGAGCTCACGCAAGGTAACTTAATACAGATTATCGGAGCGGGTTTAGTCGGCGCACTGGCCTACGCGTTTTCAGACACTTTTTGGTTCTCGGCAGTAGAGTCAGAAGTTTATGCGATGTCATCGTTATGTACCGCCATCGTTTTTTGGGCTATCCTGAAATGGGAAGCGCATGCAGGTGAACCCCGTGCCGATAAATGGCTACTCTTCATTGCTTATATTATGGGGCTATCAATTGGTGTTCACTTGCTCAATCTTTTAACAATTCCCGCATTGGCACTAGTTGTATATTTCAAAAGAACCAAACAGGCTACCAATGGTGGTATATTTAAGGCACTTCTCATAGGTATTGTCATAGTAGCTTTTGTATTATGGGGAATTATTCAGTACCTTATCAAATTCGCGGCCTACTTTGATCTTTTCTTCGTAAACAGTTTGGGATTTGGATTTGGTTTCGGTGTCGTATTCTTTACCCTGTTGATCATCGGCGGACTAACATATGGCATTTTTTATTCGATCAAACAGCTGAAACCACGATTAAATCTCATCTTATTGGCCATTTGCTTTATCATCTTTGGTTATGGTTCTTTTGCCATGATCTTAGTGCGTGCCAAAGCAGATACCAGTCTAAACAATAGTGATCCCGATAATGCCTTCTCTTTCCTAAGTTACCTCAACAGAGAACAATATGGAGAAGAACCATTAGTGAAAGGCCCCTATTTTACATCTAAACCAATCGACAGAAGCGAAGGAGGTAGTACCTATATAAAAGGTGAAGAAAAGTATGAAAATATCGGTCGTAAGTACAACTACATATACGATCGTGAAACTGTTTTTCCACGTATTTACAGCAGTGATGCCGGTCGTGGCCACCCACAATTTTATCGTAGCTGGCTTAATATGGGCGAAAATGAGCAGCCAACCTTCGGTAACAACCTCAATTTCTTTTTCACCTATCAGATCGGTCATATGTATGCCCGCTATTTCTTCTGGAATTTTGTTGGCAGACAAAATGATCAAAAAGGAGATGGCAGCTTTACCGAAGGCAATTGGATCACCGGAATAAAACCCATCGATCAGGCGCGCTTAGGTGGCCAGGAGGTCTTACCGGAATCCCTTAAAACAGATCCTTCCAATAATAAGTATTATGGCTTACCACTCATATTGGGTATTATAGGAGCCTTATGGCATTTCAAAAGGCACCAAAAGGATGCAGGTATTGTAGGTCTACTCTTTTTCTTCACAGGTTTGGCCATTGTGCTTTATCTCAACCAGACACCGATGCAACCACGCGAGCGGGATTACGCTTATGCAGGTTCATTTTACGCCTTTGCTATATGGATAGGTCTAGGGGTAATTGGTCTGGCAGACTTCTTTCAAAAGAAAACGAACCAAAAAAATGCTGGAATAATAGCAACTGTCATTGGTTTATTAGTTGCACCGGTATTAATGGCAAAAGAAGGATGGAACGACCATGACCGATCAACCAAATACGTCGCACGCGATCTTGCCAAAAATTACCTGGAATCCTGTGCTCCCAATGCCATATTGTTCACTTATGGAGATAACGACACCTATCCGTTATGGTATGTGCAGGAAGTAGAAAATTTCAGACCAGACGTACGCATCGTTAACTTAAGTCTATTAAGTGCCGATTGGTATGTACGCCAGATGAAAGAAAAAGTAAACGAAGCAGAAGGGCTACCCATCACCATGACAGACAGTCAATTTAAACAGGGCACCCGTGACGGTATGTCTTATATGGATAGAGGATTTAAAACACCTGTTGAGCTAGGTAGTGTATTAGATGTGTTGCTCTCTGACAATCCCAACGATCAGGTTGAATATCAAGACGGAAGCCGATCTAACTATCTTTTTACCAAAAAATTTCAGTTAACTGTGAATAAAGAAGATGTAGTGGGCAACAACGTCGTTCCAGCCAAATGGAAAGACAATATTGTAGACACTATGGTTTGGGACTATAATAAAGACTATGTTTCAAAAGCAGAATTGGCAATATTCGACATCTTGGTGCATAACGACTGGAAAAGACCAATTTATTTTGCCACAACCGTTCCTAATAGTAACTATCTAGGATTAGATAATTATTTGATCAATGAAGGATTCGCTATGCGGCTCATGCCTATACGATTAGACAAGCCATCAGAAGAGGAAATGTCCATGGGAGAATCGGTTAATACAGAAGCGCTCTACGAAAACACCATGAATAAATTTGCTTGGGGAAATCTGGCAGATGCCCGCTACCTAGATCCTGAATCTTACGGCATGCTATCGCTCATTATTAATAATTTCAGCACCCTTAGCCAGTCGTTGATCGAAGAAGGCAAACCGGAAGAAGCACAAAAGGTCTTGAGCAGGTGCTTAGAAGTTATACCAGAACGTATTTACTCGCTCCGCGAGGCCCGGGTACTTTATTTCTTAAATAGGCAACTATACCAAGCGGGCTCTATAGAAAAGGCAAATGAATTGGTCGAAAGAAACGGTAAATATGTAAGTGATCTCTTAAAGTACTACATTTCCATATCGAAGACCAAGCCAAATCTAGAAATGCAGAATATCCAAATGGGTACACAGGTTATCTACAGTTCCGCAGAGCTTGCCAAAGAATACAAACAGGAAAAGCAGGCAAAAGCGCTAGAAGATTCATTAAATGAAATCGAGAAACTATTTGGGGGTTCTCAATAA
- a CDS encoding M1 family metallopeptidase, which translates to MIKKNILAAAVFLFINSFQIFGQDSQEPGNYSYKEAFAPIFYSHNGNDYRSASGKPGHKYWQNRVDYKIKASLNDQTKEIDAIVEMDYTNNSPDNLDFIWIQLDQNMFSKKGRGSQIVPVGKSRYGSHDDPFDGGYTIESVKSVNGDDLAYTITDTRMQVFLPQELSSGGGNTGIQIAYSYTIPDYGADRTGVLSTANGAVFSVAQWYPRVAVYDDILGWNVQPYTGPGEFYLEYGDFELEITAPAKQIVVCGGELLNPGDVYTKEQLKRWEQAKNSDETVLIRSAEEVTEASSRPGKKELTWKFRLNNSRDVAWAASAAFIIDAARINLPDGKTSMAVSAYPIESNGNNAWERSTEYTKSSIEYYAEKWYNYPYPVAVNVASNVGGMEYPGIVFCGSKATGASLWGVTDHEFGHIWFPMIVGSNERLHAWMDEGFNTLINSLSRDVFNNGEYKAAKYDGHKLAPLYFDDELEPIMSSPQNMQERHIGTLAYRKPQLGLTILREQILGEERFDHAFKTYINYWAYKHPTPDDFFRTMENVAGESLGWFWRSWFLNNWKLDQAIREVSYVDNDPSKGAVVTVDNLEKMPMPLIIDATTVSGKKVRVKLPVEIWERNRAFSFKIATDEALSSVVIDPDKVFPDINPANNTWSN; encoded by the coding sequence ATGATTAAAAAGAATATTTTAGCTGCTGCTGTTTTTCTCTTTATTAATTCTTTTCAAATTTTTGGTCAAGATAGTCAAGAGCCAGGTAATTATAGTTATAAAGAAGCCTTTGCACCGATTTTCTATTCGCATAATGGAAATGACTATAGGTCAGCCAGTGGTAAGCCAGGGCATAAATATTGGCAAAATCGTGTGGATTATAAAATCAAGGCTAGCTTAAATGATCAGACAAAGGAGATTGATGCCATAGTTGAAATGGATTATACCAATAATAGTCCGGATAACCTTGATTTTATATGGATTCAGTTGGATCAAAATATGTTTTCAAAAAAGGGTAGAGGAAGTCAGATTGTACCGGTTGGTAAGAGTAGGTATGGTTCTCATGATGATCCTTTTGACGGAGGTTACACGATTGAGTCAGTGAAATCGGTAAATGGTGATGATTTAGCGTATACCATTACGGATACCCGTATGCAGGTCTTTTTGCCGCAAGAGCTTTCTTCCGGAGGAGGAAATACCGGAATTCAGATTGCTTACAGTTATACTATACCAGATTACGGTGCCGATAGAACTGGGGTATTGTCTACAGCTAATGGAGCCGTTTTCTCCGTGGCGCAATGGTATCCTCGCGTGGCTGTTTACGACGATATCTTGGGCTGGAACGTGCAACCTTATACCGGGCCTGGAGAGTTTTATTTGGAGTATGGTGATTTCGAATTAGAAATAACGGCACCCGCCAAGCAGATTGTTGTATGTGGAGGAGAACTTTTGAATCCGGGAGATGTGTATACAAAAGAACAGTTAAAACGATGGGAGCAGGCAAAAAATAGTGATGAGACCGTATTAATTAGATCGGCAGAAGAGGTGACTGAAGCTTCTTCCAGACCTGGAAAGAAAGAGCTGACATGGAAATTCAGGTTAAATAATAGCAGAGATGTTGCTTGGGCTGCTTCTGCTGCTTTTATTATTGATGCCGCTCGAATTAATTTGCCCGATGGCAAGACTTCAATGGCAGTATCTGCTTATCCTATAGAAAGTAATGGGAATAATGCTTGGGAACGTTCTACAGAGTATACAAAATCTTCAATTGAATACTATGCCGAGAAATGGTATAACTATCCGTATCCGGTAGCTGTTAACGTGGCCTCTAACGTTGGGGGAATGGAATATCCCGGGATAGTTTTTTGCGGGAGTAAGGCTACGGGCGCAAGCCTTTGGGGCGTTACTGACCATGAATTTGGTCATATTTGGTTTCCCATGATTGTTGGTAGTAACGAGCGTCTACATGCTTGGATGGACGAAGGGTTTAATACACTGATAAATTCTCTTTCAAGAGATGTTTTCAATAATGGTGAGTATAAAGCAGCAAAATATGATGGGCATAAACTAGCACCGTTATACTTTGACGATGAACTGGAACCTATTATGTCATCCCCTCAGAACATGCAAGAGCGGCATATTGGTACGCTAGCCTATCGTAAGCCTCAGTTGGGTCTGACCATACTTCGCGAGCAGATACTCGGAGAGGAACGTTTTGATCACGCTTTTAAAACATACATCAATTACTGGGCATATAAACACCCAACGCCAGACGATTTTTTCCGCACCATGGAAAATGTTGCTGGGGAGAGTTTGGGTTGGTTTTGGCGCTCTTGGTTTCTCAATAATTGGAAATTGGATCAGGCTATAAGAGAGGTTTCCTATGTAGACAATGATCCGTCAAAAGGTGCAGTTGTGACGGTAGACAATTTGGAAAAAATGCCCATGCCTTTAATTATAGACGCCACCACTGTTAGCGGAAAGAAGGTCAGGGTAAAATTGCCTGTTGAGATCTGGGAACGCAATAGGGCATTTTCTTTTAAAATAGCTACAGATGAAGCGTTAAGTTCAGTGGTGATAGACCCCGACAAGGTTTTTCCTGATATTAATCCCGCAAATAATACGTGGTCAAATTAA
- the pth gene encoding aminoacyl-tRNA hydrolase yields the protein MKYLIVGLGNIGPEYADTRHNIGFMVADELVKEAQASYSTLKYAFYSEFKLRGRTVYVVKPTTFMNLSGKAVNYWMHELRIPLQNILVIVDDLALPFGSIRIKPKGSAAGHNGLKSIEALCGGQQYPRLRFGIGDSYPKGRQIDYVLGPFDKEEQLELPGLIQHAVGAVKNFVSVGIELTMTNFNK from the coding sequence ATGAAATACCTGATCGTAGGATTGGGCAATATAGGCCCGGAATATGCTGACACCCGTCATAATATAGGTTTTATGGTGGCAGATGAACTTGTGAAGGAGGCACAGGCATCTTATTCTACATTAAAATATGCGTTCTATTCTGAATTTAAACTTAGGGGAAGGACCGTTTACGTTGTTAAACCAACCACCTTTATGAACCTTAGTGGTAAAGCAGTTAATTACTGGATGCACGAATTGAGAATACCACTTCAGAATATATTGGTAATTGTAGACGATTTAGCACTTCCCTTCGGAAGCATCCGCATCAAACCAAAGGGCAGTGCCGCGGGCCACAATGGTTTAAAAAGTATCGAAGCCCTGTGTGGAGGACAACAGTATCCACGACTGAGATTCGGAATAGGAGATAGTTATCCCAAAGGTAGACAAATTGATTATGTATTGGGGCCCTTTGATAAAGAGGAGCAGTTGGAACTGCCGGGTCTTATTCAACATGCAGTTGGAGCAGTAAAGAATTTTGTGAGTGTGGGTATCGAGTTAACCATGACAAATTTTAATAAATAA
- a CDS encoding ribose-phosphate pyrophosphokinase: protein MPLQFNTVKLFAGSGTVELANKISKSYGKELGEMTLSRFSDGEFQPFYSESIRGSDVFLIQSTYQPTDNLFELLLMIDAAKRASAHYITAVVPYFGYARQDRKDKPRVAIGAKMIANLLTAAGAHRIMTMDLHAAQIQGFFDIPVDHLDAASIFVPHIKSLNLPNLTIASPDMGGSYRARTFAKYFNAEVVICDKQRKRANEIESMSIIGDVSGQDIVLIDDICDTAGTLSKAASLIMEKGASSVRAVCTHPVLSGKAYETIENSVLSELIVTDTIPLKKQGGKIKVLSTADLFARAITNINEHGSISELFKIIDQNK, encoded by the coding sequence ATGCCTCTGCAATTTAACACGGTTAAATTATTTGCTGGATCAGGTACCGTTGAACTGGCAAACAAAATCTCAAAATCTTATGGTAAAGAACTAGGAGAAATGACTCTTTCGCGCTTCAGTGATGGGGAATTTCAACCTTTCTACAGCGAGTCTATTCGTGGTAGCGATGTGTTCCTGATTCAGTCTACTTATCAACCAACAGACAATCTTTTTGAACTATTATTAATGATTGATGCTGCTAAGAGGGCATCGGCACATTACATTACCGCTGTGGTGCCTTATTTTGGTTATGCTCGGCAAGATCGTAAAGATAAGCCCAGAGTTGCTATAGGAGCAAAAATGATTGCCAATCTACTGACTGCTGCTGGTGCTCATCGTATCATGACTATGGATTTACATGCAGCTCAGATACAGGGTTTTTTTGATATCCCCGTTGATCATTTAGATGCAGCTAGTATTTTTGTGCCACATATAAAATCGCTTAATCTTCCTAACCTAACTATTGCTTCACCTGATATGGGCGGCTCTTATCGTGCACGCACTTTTGCAAAATATTTTAATGCAGAAGTGGTTATTTGTGATAAGCAACGGAAACGGGCAAACGAAATCGAGTCGATGTCTATTATCGGGGATGTGAGCGGACAGGATATCGTTTTGATTGATGATATCTGCGATACTGCAGGAACGTTGTCAAAAGCGGCTTCATTGATTATGGAAAAAGGTGCGAGTAGTGTTCGCGCGGTTTGCACGCATCCTGTTCTCTCTGGAAAGGCATATGAAACGATTGAAAATTCTGTTTTAAGCGAGTTGATTGTTACGGACACGATTCCATTGAAAAAACAAGGCGGTAAAATTAAAGTCTTGTCTACTGCCGATCTGTTTGCAAGAGCCATCACTAATATCAACGAACATGGCTCAATAAGTGAGTTGTTTAAGATTATTGATCAAAATAAATAG
- the hisIE gene encoding bifunctional phosphoribosyl-AMP cyclohydrolase/phosphoribosyl-ATP diphosphatase HisIE has translation MLDFKKGAGLVPVIIQNNQTLEVLMLGYMNKEAWEKTQQEKRVTFFSRTKNRLWTKGEESGHYLQMVSYAVDCDSDTLLIKVIPNGPTCHTGARSCFNTAYNQNFLFKLENIINERYTNPTENSYVNRLHHKGINKIAQKVGEEAVETVIAALNETEEDFINESSDLIFHLLVLLREKNINLGKLAKNLEDRHKK, from the coding sequence ATGTTAGACTTCAAGAAAGGCGCGGGATTGGTTCCCGTAATCATACAAAATAACCAAACACTGGAAGTACTCATGCTGGGCTACATGAATAAAGAGGCCTGGGAGAAAACCCAACAGGAAAAACGAGTAACTTTCTTCTCTCGTACCAAAAATCGCCTATGGACGAAAGGCGAGGAAAGTGGTCATTATTTACAAATGGTAAGTTATGCAGTGGATTGCGACAGCGACACCTTGCTAATTAAAGTAATACCAAATGGCCCAACCTGTCATACCGGAGCCCGCAGTTGTTTTAACACTGCATATAATCAAAATTTTCTTTTTAAGCTTGAAAACATCATTAATGAGCGTTATACGAATCCAACTGAGAATTCATACGTTAATAGACTTCATCATAAAGGGATAAATAAAATAGCACAAAAGGTTGGTGAAGAAGCTGTAGAAACGGTAATTGCCGCACTCAATGAAACCGAAGAGGATTTCATTAATGAATCTTCAGACCTAATTTTTCACTTATTAGTCCTTCTCAGAGAAAAGAACATCAATCTCGGTAAGCTAGCTAAAAATTTAGAAGATCGACATAAAAAATAA
- a CDS encoding 50S ribosomal protein L25/general stress protein Ctc, which yields MKSIAISGSLRENVGKRGAKELRYEGKVPAVLYGGEKQHHFAVSAADLKSVIYTPDVHFIDLDIEGKKFNAIVQETQFHPLTDQVIHVDFLELDDKKEVSTYIPIELTGTSPGVKMGGKLVQKLRKLRVKALPKDMPQTIEVSLESLVVGKSVRVEAISLENAKVLNNADDTIVSVVMSRALKQAEQEAAKAVKK from the coding sequence ATGAAATCAATTGCTATTAGCGGTTCTCTAAGAGAGAACGTAGGGAAAAGAGGCGCAAAAGAATTACGCTACGAAGGTAAAGTTCCAGCGGTTCTGTATGGTGGTGAGAAACAACATCACTTTGCTGTGTCCGCAGCTGATTTGAAATCGGTGATTTATACGCCAGATGTTCATTTCATAGACCTTGACATAGAAGGAAAGAAGTTTAATGCTATTGTTCAGGAAACTCAATTTCATCCATTGACTGATCAGGTTATCCATGTTGATTTTTTGGAACTGGATGATAAAAAAGAGGTTTCTACGTACATACCAATAGAATTGACAGGTACTTCTCCTGGTGTAAAGATGGGAGGGAAGTTGGTTCAGAAGTTGCGTAAGCTTCGTGTAAAAGCACTACCTAAAGATATGCCGCAAACAATCGAGGTAAGTTTGGAATCTCTAGTGGTTGGTAAATCTGTTCGAGTTGAGGCTATTTCGCTAGAAAATGCCAAAGTGCTTAACAATGCCGATGATACTATTGTATCTGTAGTTATGTCTCGTGCATTGAAGCAGGCTGAGCAGGAAGCTGCTAAAGCTGTTAAGAAATAA
- the hisF gene encoding imidazole glycerol phosphate synthase subunit HisF: protein MEPTLTDQLLDANVAKRIIPCLDVKDGRTVKGVNFVDLQDAGDPVELAWQYSQQHADELVFLDITASHEKRKTTVDMVKAVARNVNIPFTIGGGIHELADAEILLNAGADKISINSAAVRNPQLINDLAGAFGIQFVVVAVDTKAIDGKNYIHLNGGRIKTDRLTEEWIIEVESRGAGEILLTSMDHDGTKNGFDCTLLGKINQKLSIPLIASGGAGNKQHFSDVFQRANVDAALAASVFHYGEILIPDLKCKLRDDGIQVR, encoded by the coding sequence ATGGAACCTACGCTCACTGATCAACTTTTAGATGCTAACGTAGCCAAGCGTATCATACCATGTTTAGACGTTAAGGATGGAAGAACGGTAAAAGGTGTTAATTTTGTTGATCTACAAGATGCAGGTGACCCAGTGGAGCTTGCGTGGCAATATTCTCAACAACATGCCGACGAGTTGGTTTTTCTTGATATTACGGCTTCTCATGAGAAGCGTAAAACGACTGTGGATATGGTAAAAGCTGTGGCGAGGAATGTTAACATACCCTTTACCATCGGAGGCGGTATACACGAGCTTGCAGATGCAGAAATTTTATTGAACGCCGGTGCCGATAAAATTTCAATCAACTCCGCAGCTGTGAGAAATCCTCAACTCATCAATGACCTTGCAGGTGCATTCGGAATACAGTTCGTCGTGGTCGCAGTTGACACCAAGGCTATTGATGGGAAAAACTACATCCACCTCAATGGTGGTAGAATAAAAACAGATAGGCTTACCGAAGAATGGATAATAGAAGTGGAAAGTAGAGGTGCTGGAGAAATTTTGTTAACTTCAATGGATCATGACGGCACTAAAAATGGTTTTGATTGTACGCTGTTAGGAAAAATCAATCAAAAGCTATCTATTCCACTGATTGCTTCTGGTGGAGCGGGCAACAAACAACACTTCAGTGATGTTTTCCAACGAGCAAATGTGGATGCGGCTCTGGCAGCTTCGGTGTTCCACTATGGAGAAATACTAATTCCGGATCTTAAATGCAAGCTTCGGGATGATGGTATCCAAGTTCGTTAA
- a CDS encoding Spx/MgsR family RNA polymerase-binding regulatory protein has translation MKVYGIKNCSTVKKALDWLNDHKIRYEFQDFKKLGVNEDTLKSWEKQVSWEILVNKKGMTWRNLTDEEKLAVVDEDTANKLMKEKTSVIKRPIIESPKGLIIGFDEKEYQNKLK, from the coding sequence ATGAAAGTATACGGAATTAAAAACTGCAGTACAGTAAAAAAAGCCCTAGATTGGTTAAATGACCATAAAATAAGATATGAATTTCAAGACTTTAAAAAATTAGGGGTAAATGAGGATACCTTGAAGAGTTGGGAAAAACAGGTAAGCTGGGAAATTTTGGTAAATAAAAAGGGTATGACATGGCGTAATTTGACAGACGAAGAGAAGCTAGCAGTTGTAGATGAAGATACTGCTAACAAATTAATGAAAGAAAAGACCAGTGTCATCAAACGCCCAATTATTGAATCCCCAAAAGGGTTAATTATAGGCTTCGACGAAAAGGAGTATCAAAATAAACTAAAATAA